Proteins from a single region of Paenibacillus sp. BIHB 4019:
- a CDS encoding iron ABC transporter permease — MRGRMTGLAVLLVLLVLAWASSIMFGIVRVPFAAVIDAFWAFDESRDQLIVRSVRLPRAMIAMLVGGSLAAAGCLMQALSRNALAGPELFGINYGAALTTVIASFLFGTTSLVLFTWSAFAGAAIAGFSVFMLSSIGRQPLTSVKLVLAGATINLLLASLTQGILILNEQSLDTMRFWLAGSITGRDMQLFLTVLPYMLLGLVGSFLLAGHMNVISLGEEMAQGLGQRVILIKLLCIGVIIILAGSAVAIAGPIAFIGLAVPHIARFMVGTNYRWILPYAIVLGALLLLLADIAARFILPGEELPVGVVTAFLGAPFLIYLAQRKGGAK, encoded by the coding sequence TTGAGGGGCAGAATGACCGGTTTGGCAGTACTGCTTGTTTTACTTGTGCTGGCATGGGCTTCCAGCATTATGTTTGGCATTGTACGGGTGCCTTTTGCAGCAGTTATCGATGCTTTTTGGGCTTTTGACGAATCACGGGATCAGCTCATCGTAAGGTCGGTCCGATTGCCGCGGGCGATGATCGCGATGCTGGTTGGCGGCTCATTAGCAGCAGCGGGCTGTCTGATGCAGGCGCTTAGCCGCAATGCGCTCGCTGGCCCGGAATTGTTCGGCATTAATTATGGAGCCGCTTTAACGACCGTTATCGCGTCATTCCTTTTCGGCACAACTTCGCTGGTTTTGTTTACTTGGTCAGCCTTTGCGGGCGCTGCTATAGCTGGTTTTTCGGTATTTATGCTGAGCTCCATCGGCAGACAGCCGCTAACGTCGGTCAAGCTGGTGCTAGCAGGGGCCACGATTAATTTGCTGCTGGCTTCGCTGACGCAAGGCATTCTTATTTTAAATGAACAATCGCTGGATACGATGCGCTTCTGGCTGGCCGGCTCGATTACGGGTCGGGATATGCAATTGTTTTTAACGGTGCTTCCTTATATGCTGCTTGGTTTGGTTGGCTCCTTTTTATTAGCAGGACACATGAATGTCATCAGCCTAGGGGAGGAGATGGCCCAAGGCTTAGGTCAGCGGGTCATATTGATCAAGCTGCTCTGTATCGGCGTCATTATTATTTTAGCCGGAAGCGCTGTTGCCATTGCGGGGCCCATTGCTTTTATAGGGCTGGCGGTTCCACATATTGCCCGGTTCATGGTTGGAACCAATTATCGCTGGATTTTGCCTTATGCCATCGTATTAGGCGCGTTGCTGCTATTGCTGGCTGATATCGCAGCCCGGTTTATATTGCCTGGCGAGGAGCTGCCTGTAGGCGTCGTGACTGCTTTTCTGGGAGCGCCCTTTCTCATTTATTTGGCACAGCGAAAGGGGGGAGCGAAATAG
- a CDS encoding AraC family transcriptional regulator: MPLRSSKTNQLYLFSSLRKRKFPVHQGAGSHRIGVHVLCFILEGEASLLIDGVLCRIRPFELYLLVPGMIIDVPDRCSLITYYGLFFQPVMLVKEGKKFEGVKSLSLSGAFLPGHIAIRQPQQVLQRLLHMHDQSRGAARADAFSLRLLLEEFISFIITNAPEQREASDERIERSIIYMKENYTGKISIDHLAEAAEMTTTAYSRLFRKMKVASPIEYLNQIRMDKAKQLLDQEDRRVKEVADFVGFRSEFYFSRMFQRLVGVSPTVYMKRGTMKIAVASSLGFHEHLQSIGIEPVCVVDLFQYPGIGEQAYSKQLIEQLSELKRSKCDLIIADHYHLHLKDSFKQIATPYFLDFSVWDWKRNFVKIAELVNREREAEAVLTRLDLSIEDAKRLLHHSMGEERITVMQVSHRAVGIQGKTDHPLNELIYKELALKPGGQVPEEMWRLEIPPEALPVLDTEHLFIQKHHVLAGSEEIFKRMTQTAAWQETGAIQEGNIHAIPNWFVMSWTPLGRQHIIKKLIDLLAK, from the coding sequence ATGCCGTTGCGTTCTTCGAAGACGAATCAGCTCTATTTATTTTCATCGTTGCGGAAACGGAAGTTTCCGGTTCATCAAGGAGCAGGCAGCCATAGGATAGGCGTGCATGTGCTGTGTTTTATTTTGGAAGGCGAAGCAAGCCTTTTAATAGATGGCGTATTGTGCAGAATTCGCCCCTTCGAGCTGTATCTATTAGTGCCGGGAATGATCATTGATGTTCCGGACCGCTGCAGCCTGATTACGTATTACGGCCTTTTTTTCCAGCCTGTTATGCTCGTGAAGGAAGGCAAGAAGTTTGAAGGGGTAAAATCATTATCGCTGTCTGGCGCTTTTTTGCCGGGCCATATTGCTATTCGCCAGCCGCAGCAGGTGCTTCAACGATTGCTGCATATGCATGACCAAAGCAGAGGGGCAGCGAGAGCGGATGCTTTTTCCTTGCGGCTGCTGTTAGAAGAATTTATCAGCTTTATTATTACAAATGCACCGGAGCAGCGTGAAGCGAGCGATGAGCGAATTGAGCGCAGCATTATTTATATGAAAGAAAACTATACGGGGAAAATAAGCATTGACCATTTGGCAGAGGCTGCCGAAATGACGACAACCGCTTACTCGCGCCTTTTTCGCAAAATGAAGGTCGCAAGCCCTATTGAATATTTAAATCAAATCCGGATGGATAAGGCGAAGCAATTACTCGATCAGGAAGATCGGCGCGTGAAGGAAGTGGCTGATTTCGTCGGCTTTCGCAGCGAGTTTTATTTCAGCCGCATGTTTCAGCGTTTAGTCGGCGTATCGCCAACCGTTTATATGAAGCGCGGAACGATGAAAATCGCGGTCGCTTCTTCACTTGGCTTTCACGAGCATTTGCAGTCCATCGGCATCGAGCCTGTATGCGTCGTCGATTTGTTTCAATATCCAGGTATAGGGGAACAGGCGTATAGCAAACAGTTGATTGAGCAGCTTAGCGAGCTAAAGCGTTCCAAGTGCGATTTAATTATTGCAGACCATTACCATTTGCATCTTAAGGACAGCTTTAAGCAAATCGCAACTCCGTATTTTCTCGATTTTTCCGTGTGGGATTGGAAACGAAACTTTGTGAAAATTGCCGAGCTTGTAAATCGGGAGCGTGAAGCCGAAGCGGTGCTGACCCGTCTGGATTTAAGCATTGAAGATGCCAAGCGGCTGCTGCACCATTCGATGGGCGAGGAACGGATTACGGTTATGCAGGTTAGTCACCGGGCGGTTGGCATTCAAGGAAAAACAGACCATCCCCTCAATGAACTCATTTATAAAGAGCTTGCTCTAAAGCCGGGTGGACAAGTGCCTGAAGAGATGTGGAGGCTGGAAATTCCGCCAGAAGCGTTGCCTGTACTGGACACAGAGCATTTGTTTATTCAGAAGCATCATGTGCTGGCAGGCAGCGAGGAAATATTCAAGCGGATGACACAAACAGCTGCGTGGCAGGAGACAGGTGCCATTCAAGAGGGAAATATACATGCGATTCCTAACTGGTTCGTCATGAGCTGGACACCGTTAGGAAGGCAGCATATTATAAAAAAGCTCATTGATTTGCTGGCAAAATAG
- a CDS encoding IucA/IucC family protein: MEYGKTEVLTALPVEGARQENNYALAMRSAHYVQVRRRIFRQLVQSMLYEGIVEGLKSEPGNRWSCEIQGVSESGEAVAYICGGTRHLTFDRLRMDGQPLRRRIHNSEAEADSLSLFLLETAAGSGADEARTLHFIQELEQTLINDTLAQYERHQVAIPIHQQPYEDWESLIMDGHPYHPSYKSRIGFNVSDHWAYGPEFAKPIEPLWVAVQREFARTSSSATRQNAHSSQTDLNEWISTQLDEGSRSRFAAYFKQAGVDADSYVLLPVHPWQWHNKLTSVFAAPIREGKIMLLGTAGELYTAQQSIRTLANRTAPHKAYIKLALSILNTSTGRILAPHTVENAPAITDWLQGLAAEDSYLREQLRVILLGEVAGAAYVDADIPAALQPQSYGVLACIWRESLHPLLLPEESAVPFNALCATDLDGAPIIDPWIKQHGAENWLTKLLNASVRPIIHFLFAHGIALESHAQNMVLIHQAGLPQRVALKDFHDGIRFMKAALVQPDKCPQLVQVPEYHQRVNRNSFLETDDPAAVRDFVHDAFFFINLGELALFMEEHYGFAEEKFWQLAKRIIVEYQQQFPEHAERFERFSLFDAVIGVEQLTKRRLFPDNELRIHQVRNPLADH; this comes from the coding sequence ATGGAATACGGAAAGACAGAAGTTTTGACAGCGCTGCCGGTAGAGGGAGCGAGGCAGGAAAACAATTATGCGCTGGCGATGCGCTCAGCTCATTATGTTCAAGTAAGACGCCGGATTTTTCGGCAGCTGGTTCAGTCCATGCTCTATGAAGGAATTGTCGAAGGCTTGAAGTCGGAGCCGGGTAATCGCTGGTCCTGTGAAATTCAAGGGGTGAGCGAGAGCGGGGAGGCGGTCGCATATATTTGCGGGGGCACGCGGCATCTTACGTTTGACCGCTTGCGGATGGATGGCCAGCCGCTAAGGCGCCGAATCCATAACAGCGAAGCCGAGGCGGATTCGCTTTCGCTATTTCTGCTTGAGACGGCTGCGGGGAGTGGAGCAGATGAGGCGCGGACGCTGCATTTTATCCAGGAGCTTGAACAGACGCTAATTAACGATACGCTTGCCCAATATGAACGGCATCAAGTGGCCATTCCTATCCATCAGCAGCCTTATGAGGACTGGGAAAGCTTGATTATGGATGGGCATCCGTATCATCCGAGCTACAAATCGCGTATTGGCTTTAATGTTTCGGATCATTGGGCGTACGGACCGGAGTTTGCTAAGCCAATCGAGCCTCTATGGGTAGCTGTGCAGCGGGAGTTCGCAAGGACAAGCAGCTCAGCCACACGCCAAAATGCCCATTCATCGCAAACTGACCTGAACGAATGGATTAGCACACAGCTGGATGAGGGGAGCCGTTCCAGATTCGCTGCTTATTTCAAGCAGGCTGGCGTTGATGCAGATTCCTATGTGCTGCTGCCCGTCCATCCATGGCAATGGCACAATAAATTAACGTCCGTATTTGCAGCGCCTATTCGCGAGGGGAAAATCATGCTGCTCGGCACGGCAGGGGAGCTTTATACCGCCCAGCAATCGATTCGCACGCTTGCCAATCGGACAGCTCCGCATAAAGCCTATATCAAACTGGCCTTAAGTATTTTAAATACATCAACCGGAAGGATTCTGGCTCCTCACACGGTTGAAAATGCACCTGCCATTACGGATTGGCTCCAAGGCTTGGCAGCTGAAGACAGCTATTTACGCGAGCAGCTGCGTGTCATCCTCTTAGGCGAGGTGGCGGGGGCGGCCTATGTCGATGCCGATATTCCCGCTGCTTTGCAGCCGCAAAGCTATGGCGTGCTCGCCTGCATATGGCGGGAGAGCCTGCACCCGCTGCTGCTGCCGGAAGAATCGGCCGTGCCGTTCAATGCGCTATGCGCAACGGATTTAGACGGCGCGCCAATCATTGATCCATGGATTAAGCAGCATGGAGCGGAAAACTGGTTGACCAAGCTGCTGAACGCGAGCGTACGCCCGATTATTCATTTTCTATTTGCCCATGGCATCGCTCTCGAATCTCATGCTCAAAATATGGTATTGATTCATCAAGCGGGACTGCCGCAGCGGGTTGCACTGAAGGATTTTCATGACGGCATTCGATTTATGAAAGCGGCACTAGTCCAGCCAGACAAGTGCCCGCAGCTAGTGCAAGTTCCGGAATATCATCAACGGGTCAATCGCAATTCGTTTTTGGAAACGGATGACCCGGCCGCTGTGCGCGATTTCGTCCATGATGCCTTTTTCTTTATTAACTTAGGGGAACTGGCGTTGTTTATGGAGGAGCATTACGGCTTCGCCGAGGAGAAGTTTTGGCAGCTGGCTAAACGGATTATTGTGGAGTACCAGCAGCAGTTTCCAGAGCATGCAGAGCGGTTTGAACGCTTCTCGCTGTTCGATGCAGTCATTGGCGTTGAGCAGCTGACGAAAAGAAGGCTGTTCCCGGATAATGAGCTCCGCATTCATCAAGTACGCAATCCTTTAGCCGATCACTGA
- a CDS encoding MFS transporter — protein MGKNIAVSVSPPFMRLYIVTFLFFSANPIINIVVPLRGKDEGASNGEIGMMMGAYMLTSMLLRPWAGNVVARFGPQFVLRLLLLANFIILALYSLLGLEWYFLLRALQGVTTAFFSLALQMGIVDTLPEKERSQGLSLYLLAGMLPTVVLPMAALYLWNWGELHTFAAAMLIIGIAAGFVGYSSPLPSRLASSSTGAKTSSTLAQLNQLWSNRAFLVCSIAMLIASIGFGAVVTFIALYTKQSGVGDAGIYLMIQAGIIVVSRFALRTKLPSDGKWPAGLTISLLLCMTIGTELLALSIDLGAAYMYVAAGLIGLGMALLYPTLMTYLTFVLPAASRNTLIGLFIAMSDLGVVLGNMAMGPVADHLSYSVMYSMCALLLLAAAAVVRISGRRLKSESR, from the coding sequence ATGGGCAAAAACATAGCTGTATCCGTATCCCCGCCTTTTATGCGGCTTTATATTGTAACCTTTTTATTTTTCAGCGCGAATCCGATTATTAATATCGTTGTTCCGCTGCGCGGGAAAGACGAAGGAGCAAGCAATGGCGAAATTGGCATGATGATGGGCGCTTATATGCTTACCAGCATGCTGCTTCGGCCCTGGGCAGGCAATGTGGTCGCCCGCTTTGGCCCACAGTTTGTGCTGCGTTTATTATTGCTCGCAAACTTTATTATTTTGGCGTTATACTCGCTTCTCGGCTTGGAATGGTATTTTCTGCTGCGTGCGCTGCAGGGCGTGACGACCGCCTTTTTTTCCTTGGCGCTGCAGATGGGCATTGTCGATACGCTGCCTGAAAAGGAGCGTTCGCAAGGACTGTCGCTATATTTGTTAGCTGGCATGCTGCCAACCGTTGTTCTGCCTATGGCTGCCCTTTATTTATGGAATTGGGGCGAACTGCACACCTTCGCAGCCGCCATGCTTATTATTGGCATTGCAGCAGGCTTTGTGGGGTATAGCTCCCCCCTTCCTTCCCGCTTGGCCAGTTCTAGCACTGGTGCGAAGACAAGCTCTACACTGGCGCAGCTTAACCAATTATGGAGCAATCGGGCTTTTCTCGTGTGCAGTATAGCCATGCTTATTGCTTCTATCGGCTTTGGTGCTGTCGTCACTTTTATTGCTCTATATACGAAGCAAAGCGGTGTTGGCGATGCCGGCATTTATCTCATGATTCAGGCTGGCATCATTGTCGTTTCCCGCTTTGCGCTGCGGACAAAGCTGCCCTCCGACGGCAAGTGGCCTGCTGGCTTAACGATTAGTTTGCTGCTGTGTATGACGATAGGTACCGAGCTGCTAGCGTTGTCCATTGATTTGGGAGCCGCCTATATGTATGTCGCAGCCGGACTAATCGGGCTTGGCATGGCACTGCTTTATCCAACCTTAATGACCTATCTGACCTTTGTGCTGCCAGCCGCCTCCCGAAATACGCTCATTGGCTTATTTATTGCCATGTCCGATCTCGGCGTTGTGCTTGGCAACATGGCGATGGGACCAGTCGCCGATCATTTATCCTACTCCGTTATGTACAGCATGTGCGCCTTATTATTGCTTGCCGCTGCTGCGGTTGTACGCATAAGCGGCCGCCGCTTGAAATCGGAATCCCGTTAA
- a CDS encoding IucA/IucC family protein: MSQIGLTLLHSNERIQVRRRIFRQLIESLLYERIVTGPAIAYGAESEYELHGKTDSGEEVAYRFKASRKKSFGRIRLSEEPVVRCTAGRAAEADSLPRFLLEIAPAIGTTETLLSVFIDEIQQTLLKDTMAVQKLLELQQHKPADYDDWESYVQAGHPYHPCYKSRIGFTLEDNLAYGPEFKPELKLAWVAVHQEAASFSIARMLDITSYMQHELGADYAAFQATIEAAGKNPSEYVLLPVHPWQWERFAATAFFEQMETQEIIYLGYGSDSYVPQQSIRTLSNRADKSKAYVKLPLSITNTSSGRILARHTLLNAARISDWLGEMVASDAFLRDELRLIMLKEVLGVSYQHQKLPNLLEQKVYGALGAIWRESLHPYLEPGEEALPFGALSYLQADGTPVIDGWIQKHGMERWVKKLLSVSVVPLIHLLYAHGTALESHAQNMMIVLERGLPTRIALKDFHDGIRYSPAVPNPLGYPDIMYPPSNHQRVNRNSFIAKEEVKEVKDFLLDAFMFINLTELAFFLEQHYGLPEEAWWQMTAEIIVGYQEKFPELQHRFELFDLFASEIEVEQLTKRRLYVGPNDCVHSVSNPLYAFHPKHRTLVGE, encoded by the coding sequence ATGAGCCAGATAGGTTTGACATTGCTGCACTCGAATGAGCGGATTCAAGTAAGAAGGCGAATTTTTCGTCAACTGATAGAGTCGCTGTTGTATGAGCGAATTGTAACCGGGCCCGCTATCGCCTACGGTGCAGAATCAGAATATGAGCTTCACGGAAAGACCGACTCTGGGGAGGAGGTTGCTTATCGGTTTAAAGCTTCCCGTAAAAAAAGCTTTGGCCGCATCCGCTTGTCGGAGGAGCCCGTTGTGCGCTGCACGGCAGGTCGCGCCGCAGAGGCGGATTCTCTGCCTCGCTTTCTGCTGGAAATCGCGCCCGCGATAGGGACGACGGAGACCTTATTGTCTGTCTTTATCGATGAAATTCAGCAAACGCTGCTGAAGGATACGATGGCTGTCCAAAAGCTGCTGGAATTGCAGCAGCATAAGCCAGCCGATTATGACGACTGGGAGAGCTATGTGCAAGCGGGCCATCCGTATCATCCCTGCTATAAATCAAGAATCGGCTTTACGCTGGAAGACAATTTGGCCTATGGACCGGAATTTAAGCCGGAGCTGAAATTGGCTTGGGTGGCCGTGCACCAGGAAGCTGCGAGTTTTTCGATCGCTCGCATGCTTGATATTACTAGCTATATGCAGCATGAGCTTGGAGCCGATTACGCCGCATTCCAAGCGACAATAGAGGCTGCTGGTAAAAACCCCAGCGAGTATGTGCTGCTGCCGGTTCATCCTTGGCAGTGGGAGCGATTCGCGGCGACCGCTTTTTTCGAACAAATGGAGACGCAAGAGATCATTTATTTAGGCTATGGCAGCGATAGCTACGTGCCCCAGCAGTCCATTCGTACCCTCAGCAATCGGGCGGACAAGTCCAAGGCATACGTTAAGCTGCCACTAAGCATTACGAATACATCGTCCGGCCGAATATTGGCTCGGCATACGCTGCTTAATGCAGCGCGCATATCGGATTGGCTTGGCGAAATGGTGGCAAGCGATGCTTTTTTACGCGATGAGCTCAGGCTCATTATGCTGAAGGAGGTGCTGGGTGTTTCTTATCAGCATCAGAAGCTGCCAAACCTGCTTGAGCAAAAGGTCTATGGCGCGCTTGGCGCTATTTGGCGCGAAAGCTTGCATCCGTATTTGGAGCCAGGCGAGGAAGCTCTTCCTTTTGGCGCCTTAAGTTATCTTCAAGCGGACGGGACACCGGTCATCGATGGCTGGATTCAGAAGCATGGCATGGAGCGCTGGGTGAAAAAGCTGCTTAGCGTCTCGGTCGTACCTTTGATTCATTTGCTGTACGCGCATGGAACGGCGCTGGAGTCCCATGCGCAAAATATGATGATTGTACTGGAGCGGGGGCTGCCGACACGTATCGCTTTGAAAGATTTTCACGACGGCATTCGCTATTCGCCTGCCGTTCCCAATCCGCTGGGCTATCCGGACATTATGTATCCTCCATCCAATCATCAACGCGTCAACCGCAATTCATTCATTGCGAAGGAAGAGGTCAAGGAGGTCAAAGACTTTTTGCTCGATGCGTTTATGTTTATTAATTTAACCGAGCTGGCCTTCTTTCTGGAACAGCATTATGGCTTGCCCGAGGAGGCATGGTGGCAAATGACGGCTGAGATTATCGTGGGTTATCAGGAGAAATTCCCAGAGCTTCAGCATCGTTTTGAGCTGTTTGATCTATTTGCTTCTGAAATCGAGGTGGAACAGCTGACGAAACGCCGATTATACGTAGGCCCGAACGATTGCGTTCATAGCGTAAGCAACCCGCTGTATGCGTTCCACCCGAAGCACCGCACATTAGTAGGGGAGTGA
- a CDS encoding iron ABC transporter permease, with protein MLGLNLLVLLLSIVLGERAVPPFEAIRTALHVGNDEFAFTIRGVRLPRVLTGFLAGCGLAVSGMILQIITRNPLASPGIIGLNSGAAAAVVAVMVLVPAYPMSQLPFAAFAGAVIVAALIYWLSWSNGISIIRLLLVGIGISAMAAACITYLLTLGNIFRVSQASVWMAGSLYGRTWEHFWPLLPWMAVLLPLVLLSVRQLDLFQLTDDSAKGLGMRLERMRFWFILMSVALAGSAVSMAGTIAFVGLIAPHMAVRLVGTRSIRRLPVTALLGGLIVIVADLIGRSIFSPYEIPAGLVTACIGAPYMIYLLMRRNTI; from the coding sequence TTGCTTGGACTAAATCTGCTTGTTCTGCTTTTGAGCATCGTGCTTGGCGAACGCGCGGTGCCTCCCTTCGAAGCCATTCGAACGGCGCTGCATGTCGGCAATGATGAATTTGCGTTTACAATCCGCGGGGTCCGATTGCCGAGAGTGCTCACTGGCTTCTTAGCTGGCTGCGGGCTCGCTGTATCCGGCATGATTTTACAAATCATTACTCGCAACCCGCTTGCCTCGCCAGGCATTATTGGGCTGAATTCGGGAGCAGCCGCGGCTGTTGTCGCTGTCATGGTGCTTGTGCCTGCCTATCCGATGAGCCAGCTGCCGTTTGCCGCTTTTGCCGGAGCTGTTATAGTAGCCGCTTTAATCTATTGGTTGTCCTGGAGCAATGGCATATCAATCATTCGCTTGCTGTTAGTCGGAATTGGCATTTCAGCTATGGCAGCAGCATGCATTACTTATTTGCTGACACTTGGCAATATATTTCGCGTATCCCAAGCGTCGGTATGGATGGCTGGCAGCTTGTACGGGCGGACATGGGAGCATTTTTGGCCTTTGCTGCCGTGGATGGCAGTGCTGCTCCCTTTGGTGCTGTTAAGCGTACGCCAGCTTGATCTGTTTCAATTAACTGATGATTCAGCCAAAGGGCTGGGCATGCGCCTGGAGCGGATGAGATTTTGGTTTATTCTCATGAGCGTTGCGTTAGCGGGATCTGCCGTATCGATGGCGGGGACGATTGCGTTCGTTGGCCTAATCGCCCCTCATATGGCTGTGCGATTAGTTGGTACGCGCAGCATAAGACGGCTGCCCGTTACGGCTTTGCTTGGCGGTTTAATCGTTATCGTTGCAGATTTAATAGGGAGAAGCATCTTTTCTCCTTATGAGATACCAGCTGGTCTAGTTACCGCATGTATTGGCGCGCCTTATATGATCTATTTGCTGATGAGACGTAATACTATATAA
- a CDS encoding iron-siderophore ABC transporter substrate-binding protein: protein MLGRALDKKHRFTIHFAGFMILLLILSGCGNAASGGTNTASPDAASPESTSSAEPAATTRVVKDTYGDVEVPANPARVVVLDIGALDNLLEMGVKPVGAPSILAAGDPYPAYLAGTDGIENIGSVNEPNLEAIDALKPDLIIGNKDTHDAIHDQLAQIAPTVFVETLGVTWKENLQLHADAVNKQAEGTKLLEGYTQKINELKAKVEGKEVSLFRPRQDKIQIYLEGTFAGGIMKEAGIVRPAAQTDEGFSKDLTEEQIADLDGNVILWFDREKDAFAKLESSPLWKTLKGAQNNSVHPVDWEYWMSGLGIQAATKVADDINTYVAG, encoded by the coding sequence ATGCTAGGAAGAGCTTTAGACAAAAAACACCGTTTTACGATTCATTTTGCAGGGTTTATGATTTTGCTCCTTATTTTATCGGGCTGCGGCAATGCGGCTTCTGGCGGAACCAATACCGCCTCGCCGGATGCAGCCTCACCTGAAAGCACAAGCAGCGCGGAGCCAGCGGCAACGACCCGGGTAGTCAAGGATACATATGGCGATGTTGAAGTACCTGCGAATCCAGCGCGAGTTGTTGTGCTTGATATTGGGGCTTTGGATAATTTGCTGGAGATGGGCGTCAAACCAGTCGGTGCTCCTTCAATATTGGCCGCTGGCGATCCTTATCCTGCCTATTTGGCAGGAACGGATGGCATTGAAAATATTGGCTCGGTCAATGAGCCGAATCTTGAAGCGATTGATGCGCTGAAACCTGATTTAATTATTGGAAATAAAGATACACACGATGCGATTCATGATCAGCTGGCGCAAATTGCCCCAACCGTATTCGTAGAAACGCTTGGCGTAACTTGGAAGGAAAACTTGCAGCTGCATGCGGACGCTGTGAACAAGCAGGCTGAAGGCACAAAGCTGCTTGAGGGCTACACGCAAAAAATAAATGAGCTGAAAGCAAAAGTCGAAGGCAAGGAAGTTTCGCTCTTCCGTCCGCGTCAGGATAAAATCCAAATTTATTTGGAAGGCACATTTGCTGGCGGCATTATGAAGGAAGCGGGCATCGTTCGCCCGGCCGCGCAAACCGATGAAGGTTTCTCTAAAGATTTAACCGAGGAGCAGATCGCTGACCTTGATGGCAATGTTATCCTTTGGTTTGATCGGGAGAAGGATGCATTTGCCAAGCTGGAAAGCAGCCCGCTATGGAAAACCTTAAAAGGAGCGCAAAACAATAGCGTCCATCCGGTAGATTGGGAATATTGGATGAGTGGCCTAGGTATTCAAGCGGCTACTAAAGTGGCTGATGATATAAACACTTATGTTGCTGGCTAA